A part of Paenibacillus donghaensis genomic DNA contains:
- a CDS encoding TPM domain-containing protein translates to MNWRTLRITLLTLLLSVMLLPQPVAVRAAGAMPQPTKAFYEVNDYANVIDQKTENYLVNYGVKLQRRDGAQVVLVTVDSTNGTPMREYATDLFNSWGIGSADKNNGMLLLFSIQDDEYWAVQGEGIKDTVTDKDLSGILSTYLEPDFASKQYSSGARKTYGEFIRSLGGTWAEPVSSKNYVSDNAGVLPKVTRDYINDASNRYLDASGSAVYVVTVKNTGGQSLQDYTYKKFVSVAAGPRDVMLVLDIGGDNYHVLQGKNVDNLLSNKVISGMLDQQLEPYFAKKSYAAGATATVNAIHSFMLENAERSVSPAAASSATSAPAKLSNAGQTAKTFNEAAGLSEANPKAVFIVFMAVVLLVGINAVRRNRYVGLYGVPFNPYTRRSIRRYGVWRGQADYGYGSRWYNRRRHRHHHNDQVAKPRGQSFWGGGGGRSSGGGAGRSSSSGGGGWSSGGGSGRSSSGSSGGGGSSSGGGSGRSSSGGSSGGSSGGGGGNASSGGGVGRH, encoded by the coding sequence ATGAACTGGAGAACACTTAGAATAACGCTGCTCACACTGCTGCTTAGCGTAATGCTTCTGCCGCAACCCGTAGCGGTGCGGGCCGCAGGGGCTATGCCGCAGCCTACGAAGGCTTTTTATGAAGTCAATGATTATGCCAATGTGATTGACCAGAAGACGGAGAATTACTTAGTGAATTACGGGGTCAAGCTGCAGCGGCGGGATGGGGCGCAGGTGGTGCTGGTTACGGTGGATTCAACAAACGGCACTCCGATGAGGGAATATGCCACGGACCTGTTCAACAGCTGGGGTATTGGCTCGGCGGACAAGAATAACGGCATGCTGCTGCTGTTCTCGATTCAGGATGACGAATATTGGGCGGTGCAGGGGGAAGGCATCAAAGACACGGTCACGGACAAAGACCTCTCCGGTATCCTGTCCACCTATCTCGAACCAGACTTTGCATCCAAGCAGTATAGCAGCGGTGCCCGCAAGACCTATGGTGAATTCATTCGCAGTCTAGGCGGCACCTGGGCAGAGCCGGTCAGCTCCAAGAATTATGTGTCCGACAACGCAGGCGTTCTGCCGAAGGTCACCAGGGATTATATCAACGATGCCAGCAACCGGTACCTGGACGCTTCAGGCAGCGCAGTGTATGTCGTTACAGTCAAGAATACAGGCGGGCAAAGTCTGCAGGATTATACCTACAAGAAGTTTGTTTCGGTTGCTGCCGGTCCGCGTGACGTGATGCTTGTGCTGGATATCGGAGGCGACAACTATCATGTGCTGCAGGGGAAGAACGTTGACAATCTGCTTAGCAATAAGGTAATCAGCGGCATGCTCGATCAACAGCTTGAACCTTATTTCGCCAAAAAAAGCTATGCAGCCGGAGCCACGGCAACGGTTAATGCCATCCACAGCTTCATGCTGGAGAATGCGGAACGATCAGTCAGCCCTGCAGCGGCTTCGTCAGCAACTTCGGCACCTGCTAAGCTGAGCAATGCGGGCCAAACCGCCAAGACGTTCAACGAAGCGGCCGGACTTTCGGAGGCCAACCCCAAGGCCGTATTTATTGTGTTTATGGCTGTTGTTTTGCTGGTGGGAATCAATGCCGTGCGCCGCAACCGCTACGTGGGGCTGTATGGCGTGCCGTTTAATCCTTACACCCGCCGCAGCATCCGGCGGTATGGGGTGTGGCGGGGCCAGGCGGACTATGGTTATGGCAGCCGCTGGTACAACCGCCGCCGCCATCGTCACCATCACAATGACCAGGTGGCGAAACCTCGCGGACAGAGCTTTTGGGGCGGCGGAGGTGGCAGAAGCAGTGGTGGCGGAGCCGGGCGCTCCTCTTCCTCCGGCGGCGGTGGTTGGAGCAGCGGTGGCGGCAGCGGCCGGTCCTCCTCCGGAAGCAGCGGCGGCGGGGGCTCCAGCAGTGGGGGAGGCAGCGGCCGCAGCTCTAGTGGCGGCTCCAGCGGCGGTTCTTCGGGCGGCGGTGGCGGCAACGCGAGCAGTGGCGGAGGTGTGGGCAGACATTAG